The genomic stretch ATTTTTAATTATTTCTCTTCTTCTTTTTTTATAAAATGCTTAAATATTTCAAGAGGTAAAGGGAAAACGAGAGTTGAATTTTTTTCTGCTGCAATTTCTGTGGCTGTTTGTAAATATCTTAATTGAATAGCCATTGGAACTTCTGATAAAATTTCTGCTGCTTCTTTAAGTTTTTGTGCTGCCTGAAACTCTCCTTCTGCATTTATAATTTTTGCTCTTCTTTCTCTTTCAACTTCTGCCTGTCTTGCCATTGCTCTTTTCATAGTATC from bacterium encodes the following:
- a CDS encoding slipin family protein, whose product is DTMKRAMARQAEVERERRAKIINAEGEFQAAQKLKEAAEILSEVPMAIQLRYLQTATEIAAEKNSTLVFPLPLEIFKHFIKKEEEK